The Gordonia terrae genome contains the following window.
GATCGAGCGACATCACATCGACCTCCTCGACTCGGGCGTCGAGGAGGTCGATTGCTTCAGCACTTGTCTTGGCCCACTCCCAGCCTTCTGGCGGGATGCGGAGATCGTCGACCCACAACTTCATGACCGACGATCATGCCGGGCGGGCGCGGGTGGGCATCTCTTTTGACGCCAGCTCCCGGAAGCGGAAAGCGCGTCGCCATACGGTCAGATGGCTCGGCCCGGCCCGACGAATCCGCCACCGTGCCGCGTTGCGGAGTGCCGGCTCAGGGTGTGGCGAGCTGTGTAACTGGCATTGCGGGGGGTGGTTTCGACACGGCTCCTCGCTTCGCTTGTCGCCTGCTCAACCAGCGGGGGTTGGCTGCCTGCTTCGCTCGTCGCCTGCTCAACCAGCGGGGAAAGGCTCGGTGCCTGTGTAACCAGCGGCGGGCGGGCTCCGGGTGCGTTGGTTGGGTGCTCGACCAGCGGGGCCCGGTGATTCGCTGCCGTCGACTGTTCGACAGGCACATGCTGGCTCCTCATCGCGCTGGACGGGCGGTTGATGGTGACCTCGATGTCGCCGGTGGTCGGACCGTCCGGGATGCGGTCGGACTGCTCCACATCGGACACGCCGCCGCGGCGACGATGGAGCAGCAGTGCGATCAGGGAGCCGGCGAGCGCACCGCCGATCGCGCCGATGCCGAGGAGCACCGGGTCGATGAGTTGCTGACGCACGGCGCCTTGGGTATTCGGGTCGACGACCACCAGTCGAAGTGCCCCGGGGCCGCCGCTGGCCGGCTCCTGCAGAGCGGTGACCGTGCCGACGAGTTCCTGCGCGAGGGCGGTGGACAGCCGTTCAGCGTCGGCCGACGTCGAGTTCTGGACGGACACATCGAGGATGACGGTCTGCGGCGGGACGCTGACCGAGATCTCGGAGATGAACTGTGGCAGAGAGATGTCGACCCCCGATCTGGCGATCGCCCGCTGCGCGACGGTCGGGTCGGTGGCCAGCACAGCGAACGTCTGGATGCTCGCCCGGGCCGCTTGGTTTCCCTGGTATGCCTCCAGCATGTCGGAGGTGCCGGTGGCGATGTAGGTCCGAACGGTCGCCACGTAGGTCTGCGGTTGAAGCAGCGAGTAGCCGATGGCGGCGATGAGGCCGATCAGGGTGAATGCCACGACGAGCATCCATTTCGCGGCAACGATGTTGAGGACTTTCATCGGGACTCCATCTGTGACTCGGTGGACACCTCGTGACCGGGCACGGGCGACAGGGATTGGGACGAACGGTGAACGGGCGGACGGTGGTGGTACAGGAAGTACGGGAGCAGTGCCGCAAACGGCGCGATGCCGAGGAAGTACGGCACATACACGGCCTCCAGCGAACTGAGTGCCAGGATCGTGCTGAAGTAGGCGAGCAGGAAGGCCCGCGTCGTTCCGTCGGTGGTCTGGACCACCTTGACAACGGCGGCGA
Protein-coding sequences here:
- a CDS encoding YveK family protein — encoded protein: MKVLNIVAAKWMLVVAFTLIGLIAAIGYSLLQPQTYVATVRTYIATGTSDMLEAYQGNQAARASIQTFAVLATDPTVAQRAIARSGVDISLPQFISEISVSVPPQTVILDVSVQNSTSADAERLSTALAQELVGTVTALQEPASGGPGALRLVVVDPNTQGAVRQQLIDPVLLGIGAIGGALAGSLIALLLHRRRGGVSDVEQSDRIPDGPTTGDIEVTINRPSSAMRSQHVPVEQSTAANHRAPLVEHPTNAPGARPPLVTQAPSLSPLVEQATSEAGSQPPLVEQATSEARSRVETTPRNASYTARHTLSRHSATRHGGGFVGPGRAI